GGATCGCGCCTCAGCGTGACCCGACTGGCCCGTGTGACCGAGCGCCGCTGCGCCGAGCAGTGCCCGAGTCTCCGGATCGAGCGAGCGACCCTCGCGGCGCGGCTGGATGCAATCGATGCCGAAGCAGCAGAGGTGAAGCGTCAGGAAGCAGCGCAGGACCGCGCCGACGCCGCCCGCGCCGCTGCCGTCAGCGACCCCGTGACCGGCACGCTGACCGCGTTCGGCATCCCGTCCGGTCGGGTCGATCTGATCGCTGGTCTCGCTTTCGCGGCAGTACTCGAAGCAGTCGCGTGCTTCTTGCTGGCTGCTCGCGCTGCGTGCCGCCGAATCGCTCAAACCCAACACTGGCGCGGCAGTAACGCGTAACGGTAGTCAAGTCACACCATGACCGAAGCGCCGATTGAGCCTGCGCCTGTCGCCGAGACGGCGGCGATCGAAGCGCCCGATGACGTGACTCACGTGCTAGCTGAGATCGCTGCGGGACGACTGCGCGGCACGGTGTCGGAGATTCGCAAATTCACAAACACATGCATCAACGGTACGAAGGAAGATTCTAATGCTCGGAGGACAGTCGCAATGAACCGAACTCAATCTGCGGCACCGGTCTCGTCGTCCTGGAAGGTGATGCAACCATCGATGAACGTTCGCGCTCGACGCTCCCCGTATGAGAAAGCAGCTGCGGGCGACAAGAAATTAAGTTGCTCCGGGAGGCTCGCGACTGGCGTCGCAAGCGGGCTTGAGGAAAGGATCGACCAGGAGACCGAATACCGGAGGTCCGTGCCGTAGATGGAGTCGACGCTGTTGGTTGTCACACGGACGTCAATGCTGAAACCGCGATATGGCGTGCAAGACTGGGTTTGCATGGTGGGTTCATGTCGGATTCGCCGGGCGGTATGCGAGACGAACCGAGAGCTTACTCCCCATTCCGGGAAAGGTCTCAGAACAAAGTGAAGCCATCTTTTCAACCGTTCCGCATCGGCCGACGAAGATGTATGGGACAACGACAACCATGACCGAACAGAAAGAACTCACGCCGCACCCATATTTCGGCGTCGCCCCGGAGCAGGTTCAAGAAGAAACGATTTCGAGGCATCCGTACGCGCGCCCTATCCGGATTGGCTCTCGCACCACTGGATCGCCCAACGCTGCGCCGCTTCGATAGCGTCCGCGTCGGAGGGGTAATCGCCCAGGTCACCCGAATACTTCACTTCGACGGCTTCACCGCCTGTCAGGTCGCGCCGATAAATCTTCGCGCGGGCGTAGCAGCGACCGCCTTCATCGAGAGGCGACGCGTCGATATGAAACTCCTTGTAGTCGAACTGCATGGTCGGCTCCGAAAAGGTGCTCTACTCGTCGCGCTGGACGAATTGCGGGCGCCCCGTTGCGTCTGCACCGGTGTTCACCAGCTTGTTCCGGTAGTCGCAGCCAGGACAAATGAAAAAATATCCGCCCTCGTCGATCTGGGCTTCGACCTGATCGAAGGCAAAACGTCCATTGCAGTTTCGGCAAGTCCACATGGCTATCTCCGGCGCCGCTTTCGTCGCTTCGGTGGCTGCCGAGGTTCCGATGGTCGCCGCGGCAATTCAGGACTCCAGCTCTTTAAGCAACTTGTTCGCAAGGGCACGCGCCGCGTCTCGCGCCTGATCCTCGTGCGCGAAGTCGATTTCGGTTTCGTGCGGCTCGTCCGATTCGGGTTCGGCTCCCACTTCTCGCAGATGAACGATGCCGCGATAAGTGCCTGCAACTGTCTTCATCACGCGAACTCGTGCAATGTGTGTGTGAGTTGCGTAGATCTCATCGTCCACGATGATCTCCCGTTCACTTCCCTTCACCAGGACACGGTTCTAGTGCGGGAATCCAGCATGGCGACGCAATCCGTTCGAACCGGTGAAACGACTACATCGCATCGATCCGGCGCTCCGCGTCGAAACGAGCCTCCTCGATGGCCTGTTCCTGATTTCTCGCGGACGTCTCTTGATTCCTCCAGTAAACGGGGGGCTTAGTCATCGTATATGCCCAGTCCCAGCTCCCGTCCTTCTGTTCGGTCACATATACGCTGTAGTTGACTTCCTTGTAGGTGAAATTGTGGCTAGCCATGAAGGTGGGTCCCGCTCGGTGTCTTCGAGCAATCCTAGCATGACCACCAACACCGAGCGCAGGAAGGCGATGCTGACTTATCCGTTATTGACGACGTCGCCGTCGCTCGTTCCGTCGATCACCTCCCCGGCCAGATTCTGCAATGCCTTATATGCAGGCTTCTTCGCTTACGGGGGTTCGCCCATTCGGGCGCAAATTTTTGGGCGACGTCTGATGACGGCCTCCTTGGCTATGTCGTATGAATCTCCGCATGACCGAAGCCGCACGACGAGCAATCGAAACAACCGGAAAACTTTGGGTATCGAATGAAAATCCGACTTGATGAATGGCTGAAGGTGCGAGAGTTTGATCGGCCGCCTGCGATCCGCACGGCTTGCCTCTGGGTGAACGCCTGCAAGATCTTTCCGGCACCCGTCAAGATCGGCCGCTCGTACTACGTCCAGGACGGCGCTGTTTTCCGCGACGGCGTACAGAAGCCGCGTCTCTGTTCACCGAGCATTCGGCCATGGCAGCCAGGCCGCGCATCCGGCGTCGTGCGAGCTGGCAACCTTCACGAACCGCGGCCGGGCTACTACGTCTGGCGCAATCCGATCACCAAAAAGACGATGTCGATTGGCTACGTGCCGATCGAGCAGGTCTTCGAAGTGCTCGAGGCGAACGCCAAGGCAAAGGAAATCGTGCCGACGAAGCGGCTGGTCGAGCGCATGAAGATCAGGAAACAATAGCCGAATTGCTCGACAAGATGCCGACGACTGGCGTCAAGCCAGCCATGATCAGTGCCCTGAGACATCAAGACAGGGCGATTCGCGTTGCGCTTGTCGCGACGTTAGAACAGGCCCCGAAGGTCGCGCTGTGGCTCCAGAACGCGATGCTGCTTGCGCTAATCTCAGGCCAGGCCTTGTCGACCATCGGCCGCTGGGAGCGTGCGTCCGTCAAGAATGGTGGAGCGGTGGTGACGCGAGCGAAAACAGGAGTCTCGATCGCTATCCCATTGGAACTACGCATGGAAACCATCAACATGTCGCTGGGCGAAATCATCGCGCGCTGCAAGGCGTCGTGTGTCGTCAGCAAATACCTTATCCGTCATCTGCGCGGCAACGTGAACGCGCCGAAGGGGTCGGCAATCAAGCTGAAAACCATCTCCGAGAAATTCCTGCCGGTGCGCCGACTCGCGGGCTATACAGCGGACGGCGATCCCACGTTCCATGAAATCCGAAGCCTGTCGAAACGCCTGTACCTTGAAGAGGACGGAGTCGACACAAAGGCGTTGCTCGGCCATCGAACCCGATGCAATGGCGGACCTGTACGCAAACTCGCGCGGGCTTGAGTCAATGAGAGTGAGGATCAGTAGCAACGTGAAGTAATTCAGCCGCATGCGACTTAAGGTCATAGTTGACTCAGCCGCCCTCGCCCGGGTGTAGAAGGGACGGGCGAGCTTTGCGAGCAGTTATGAACTTGCATGCGCGCAACGTGTGAGGTCACAATCGTGCTCGAAGAGAGCAATGGCTCCGGCTACTCAATTGTCGGCCCCCGGATGCGCAAATGATCGTGCGATCCATCCTTGAAAAGATCGCAAACACGCTCCTCGTTGGCTCGAACACCGCGTCCCCGGCGGGACATAAATGTCCGCAGACGACCCCGCTTGAGACGAAGCCTTCCTGAAAATCGATTGCTGCATCATCCGCGCGAAGCGCGTATGCTGGAAATGCCACCTTGGCACGCAACGGCTAGGAGCAGGACCATGGCCAAAAGTCAACTACGCAGCACTCGCGAAGCGAAAAAGCCGAAGCAGCCCAAGAAGCCGTCAGTGCCGGCAACCCCGTTGAGCAGGGTTCATTCGCGGGTTGGGAACGAAGGTATCGCCAGGAAGACGACGTAAATCGGTTGGCCGCAGACACGCGGCACAGTGATCAGACGCAACTTGTAACGTTCACCGCGGGAAATTGATATCTCCGCATTGAAAGCGCAGACCGCTTCGGGAGGCGCATCATGATCCATTACAACAGACCCCACTTTTCGCGGGCTTCCGCTCACGGCCGAGCAAGACTCGGAAATTCGTCACTACCTGAACAGGAAGGCCAAGCTGGGCAAGCCATGGAATACCCCTGAACTGCGCGGGATGCTTGAGGACATGCTGCTGCCGCCAAGTACCGAGGACGACAGCCAGAGCGACATCCCGGGCGACGCGTTGACCGCCGCGGAGCGCGCAGCCGCGTTCGTCGATCAGGACATGGAACCAATCGAGGCGTATGAGGAATTGCATGCCGCGATGGAAGCCGAGAGCATGAAAGGCGATACGCATTAGCGGGACGCTCCGCGCTTGTAGTGAGCGTGCCACCCGGCCCATCAACGGCGTAGAACGAAGGACGACACATGGCACTCAGTTTT
This is a stretch of genomic DNA from Paraburkholderia phymatum STM815. It encodes these proteins:
- a CDS encoding excisionase; its protein translation is MKIRLDEWLKVREFDRPPAIRTACLWVNACKIFPAPVKIGRSYYVQDGAVFRDGVQKPRLCSPSIRPWQPGRASGVVRAGNLHEPRPGYYVWRNPITKKTMSIGYVPIEQVFEVLEANAKAKEIVPTKRLVERMKIRKQ
- a CDS encoding tyrosine-type recombinase/integrase → MLDKMPTTGVKPAMISALRHQDRAIRVALVATLEQAPKVALWLQNAMLLALISGQALSTIGRWERASVKNGGAVVTRAKTGVSIAIPLELRMETINMSLGEIIARCKASCVVSKYLIRHLRGNVNAPKGSAIKLKTISEKFLPVRRLAGYTADGDPTFHEIRSLSKRLYLEEDGVDTKALLGHRTRCNGGPVRKLARA